From a single Streptomyces sp. NBC_01276 genomic region:
- a CDS encoding ricin-type beta-trefoil lectin domain protein, translating to MNTPSLRRRLFGAAAAVLAALTVGTSPAHAEITVGFNRLLVNNRTSTCLDIPEVSGAKSGDRVGVYWCSWNDNQQWEIWPTVPFPYSHADGSTEWRQKFLIRNAAGLAGDHLCLDLPGQGGDLPNGTEIRLHTCIADDDNQEWYWDGTPGEEVLVNYQTGKCLDIDGQNWNKTDRGPKTTWLYDCWGPGGDTDDHTWHTLSQN from the coding sequence GTGAACACACCGTCTCTACGCAGAAGACTGTTTGGGGCTGCCGCCGCCGTCCTCGCGGCACTGACCGTCGGTACCTCACCGGCCCACGCTGAAATCACCGTTGGCTTCAACCGACTCCTTGTAAACAACAGGACATCGACATGTCTGGATATACCAGAGGTCAGCGGAGCCAAATCGGGGGACCGCGTCGGCGTCTACTGGTGCAGTTGGAACGACAACCAACAGTGGGAGATCTGGCCCACGGTCCCGTTCCCTTACAGCCACGCCGACGGATCGACCGAATGGAGGCAGAAGTTCCTGATCCGGAACGCCGCAGGTCTGGCAGGCGACCATTTGTGCCTCGATCTGCCAGGCCAGGGCGGGGACCTTCCCAACGGCACGGAAATCCGCCTGCACACCTGCATCGCCGACGACGACAACCAGGAATGGTACTGGGATGGCACTCCCGGAGAAGAAGTCCTGGTCAACTACCAGACCGGCAAGTGCCTGGACATCGACGGCCAGAACTGGAACAAAACCGACCGCGGCCCCAAAACAACCTGGCTCTACGACTGCTGGGGCCCAGGCGGAGACACCGACGACCACACCTGGCACACCCTCTCCCAGAACTGA
- a CDS encoding CHAP domain-containing protein: MERRSSDGIVGPRTRAALQNAGGTASKPQPAPAPSTLRNKIVSVARGQIGVTEGSSACNKYLAGTGQTCKVGWCAAFSEWTWRQAGVKSVPADLTGRGVGYWGKEHGLFHERGGYTPKPGDLVVYGPPAKATPGGHVGVVVAVNSDGISGYVTPPGA; this comes from the coding sequence GTGGAACGCAGATCGTCCGACGGCATCGTCGGCCCCCGGACGCGGGCCGCGCTCCAGAACGCGGGCGGCACGGCCAGCAAGCCGCAGCCGGCCCCGGCGCCGTCCACACTGCGGAACAAGATCGTGTCCGTCGCCCGCGGGCAGATCGGTGTCACCGAGGGCAGCTCGGCCTGCAACAAGTACCTGGCCGGCACGGGACAGACCTGCAAGGTCGGCTGGTGCGCGGCGTTCTCGGAGTGGACCTGGCGCCAGGCAGGCGTCAAGAGCGTGCCCGCAGACCTGACCGGGCGCGGTGTCGGCTACTGGGGCAAGGAGCACGGGCTGTTCCACGAGCGGGGCGGCTACACGCCCAAGCCGGGTGACCTGGTGGTCTACGGGCCGCCGGCGAAGGCGACGCCCGGCGGGCACGTCGGTGTGGTCGTCGCCGTCAACAGCGACGGCATCTCCGGCTACGTCACCCCGCCCGGGGCCTGA
- a CDS encoding IS5 family transposase produces MVRRHELTNAQWERIAPLLPETGNPGGRWADHRTVVNGVFYRTRTGIPWRDLPERYGTWQTVYERHRRWSADGTWSKILRALQAGADSTAQDTDGSWAVNADSTTCRAHQHAAGARHAPPTDHPEKGVARVWTKRAARPWDAPGAD; encoded by the coding sequence ATGGTGCGTCGGCATGAACTGACGAACGCTCAGTGGGAGCGCATAGCTCCGCTGCTGCCGGAGACCGGGAACCCGGGTGGGCGGTGGGCTGATCACCGTACCGTGGTCAACGGTGTGTTCTACCGGACGCGGACAGGGATTCCGTGGCGTGACCTGCCTGAACGCTACGGAACCTGGCAGACGGTCTACGAACGCCACCGCCGGTGGTCGGCCGACGGCACCTGGTCGAAGATCCTGCGCGCTCTGCAGGCCGGCGCCGACTCCACCGCCCAGGACACGGACGGCTCGTGGGCAGTTAACGCCGACTCCACCACCTGCCGGGCCCACCAGCACGCGGCCGGAGCCCGGCACGCTCCCCCAACCGACCACCCCGAAAAGGGGGTGGCTCGCGTGTGGACGAAGAGGGCCGCGAGGCCCTGGGACGCTCCCGGGGCGGACTGA